One region of Streptomyces leeuwenhoekii genomic DNA includes:
- the eda gene encoding bifunctional 4-hydroxy-2-oxoglutarate aldolase/2-dehydro-3-deoxy-phosphogluconate aldolase: MTSPFPPLSTGSGPADSVLDLAPVVPVVVLDDAADAVPLARALVAGGLPAIEVTLRTPAALDAIRAIAEGVPEAVVGAGTVIAPGQVADAVAAGARFLVSPGWTDGLLEAMRASGVPFLPGVSTTSEVVALLERGVREMKFFPAEAAGGTAYLKSLAGPLPQARFCPTGGIGPDSAPAYLALPNVGCVGGSWMLPKEAVAAGDWRRVEALARAAAELGRTGTGR, from the coding sequence ATGACCTCACCGTTTCCCCCGCTCTCCACCGGTTCCGGTCCGGCCGATTCCGTCCTGGACCTCGCGCCCGTCGTACCCGTCGTCGTCCTCGACGACGCCGCCGATGCCGTCCCCCTCGCGCGGGCGCTGGTCGCCGGGGGGCTGCCCGCCATCGAGGTGACGCTGCGCACGCCGGCCGCGCTCGACGCGATCCGGGCGATCGCCGAGGGCGTCCCGGAGGCGGTGGTCGGCGCGGGCACGGTGATCGCGCCGGGTCAGGTGGCGGACGCGGTGGCGGCCGGGGCGCGCTTCCTGGTCAGCCCGGGCTGGACGGACGGCCTGCTGGAGGCCATGCGGGCGTCGGGCGTGCCGTTCCTGCCGGGAGTGTCGACCACGTCGGAAGTGGTGGCGCTGCTGGAGCGCGGGGTGCGGGAGATGAAGTTCTTCCCGGCCGAGGCCGCGGGCGGCACGGCGTATCTGAAGTCGCTCGCCGGTCCGCTGCCGCAGGCCCGTTTCTGCCCGACCGGCGGCATCGGCCCTGACTCCGCGCCCGCGTACCTGGCGCTGCCCAACGTCGGCTGTGTGGGCGGAAGCTGGATGCTCCCGAAGGAGGCGGTGGCCGCCGGGGACTGGCGGCGCGTGGAGGCGCTGGCCCGTGCGGCGGCCGAGCTCGGCCGGACCGGCACGGGCCGCTGA
- the yaaA gene encoding peroxide stress protein YaaA, with translation MLVLLPPSEGKAPSGSGAPLKLESLSLPGLGEARAAVLDELVELCAGDEDRARAVLGLSEGLRGEITKNAELRTAGARPAGEVYTGVLYDALDLASLDPAARQRAADRLLVFSGLWGAVRVTDEIPSYRCSMGVKLPGLGALAAHWRAPMAAVLPEAAGDGPVLDLRSSAYAAAWRPKGEVAGRTATVRVLHAPTRKVVSHFNKATKGRIVRSLLTSGAAPGSPAELVAALRDLGYEVEAQAPAKAGKPWSLDVLVTEVH, from the coding sequence GTGCTTGTCCTGCTGCCGCCGTCCGAGGGTAAGGCGCCGTCCGGCTCCGGTGCCCCGCTGAAGCTGGAGTCGCTGTCGCTGCCGGGGCTGGGCGAGGCCCGCGCGGCCGTGCTCGACGAGCTGGTGGAGCTGTGCGCGGGCGACGAGGACCGGGCGCGGGCGGTGCTGGGGCTGAGCGAGGGACTGCGCGGCGAGATCACGAAGAACGCCGAGCTGCGCACCGCGGGGGCGCGTCCCGCCGGGGAGGTCTACACGGGGGTGCTGTACGACGCGCTGGACCTGGCCTCCCTCGACCCCGCCGCCCGGCAGCGGGCCGCCGACCGGCTGCTGGTCTTCTCGGGGCTGTGGGGCGCGGTCCGGGTGACCGACGAGATCCCGTCGTACCGCTGCTCGATGGGGGTGAAGCTGCCGGGCCTGGGCGCGCTGGCCGCGCACTGGCGGGCGCCGATGGCGGCGGTGCTGCCGGAGGCGGCCGGGGACGGCCCGGTGCTGGACCTCAGGTCGTCGGCGTACGCGGCGGCGTGGAGGCCGAAGGGGGAGGTGGCCGGGCGGACGGCGACCGTGCGGGTGCTGCACGCGCCGACCCGGAAGGTGGTCAGCCACTTCAACAAGGCGACCAAGGGGCGGATCGTGCGGAGCCTGCTCACCTCCGGGGCCGCGCCCGGGAGCCCGGCGGAGCTGGTGGCGGCACTGCGGGACCTCGGCTACGAGGTGGAGGCGCAAGCCCCCGCGAAGGCGGGGAAGCCGTGGTCCCTGGACGTGCTGGTGACCGAGGTCCACTGA
- a CDS encoding AraC family transcriptional regulator, translating to MGVREQARWSRAYLGPGGPPLDLLTARFDRHVYAPHAHEEYTVGVTVGGLEVIAYRGGRIHSGPGSIVVLEPGEMHTGGPAAPEGYAYRALYAEPALLADGTRGGLPHFREPVLDDPELARALRAAHTDLSRTPDPLEAESRLPWLLTALAHRHSTARAAAGTVPGAARIAHAVRDRLADELLTPPSLAALATDLGLSRYQLLRAFRTAMGIPPYAWLAQYRVARARGLLEAGLRPAEVAAAVGFADQAHLTRWFRRVVGVTPAAYRNSVQDRG from the coding sequence GTGGGCGTACGGGAACAGGCACGGTGGAGCAGGGCCTACCTCGGACCGGGTGGCCCGCCCCTGGACCTGCTCACCGCCCGCTTCGACCGGCACGTCTACGCCCCGCACGCGCACGAGGAGTACACCGTCGGCGTCACCGTCGGCGGCCTGGAGGTCATCGCCTACCGGGGCGGGCGCATCCACTCGGGGCCCGGCTCCATCGTCGTCCTCGAACCCGGCGAGATGCACACCGGCGGCCCCGCGGCGCCCGAAGGCTACGCCTACCGGGCCCTGTACGCGGAACCCGCCCTGCTCGCCGACGGGACCCGCGGCGGCCTGCCGCACTTCCGCGAGCCGGTCCTCGACGACCCGGAACTCGCCCGCGCCCTGCGCGCCGCCCACACCGACCTGTCCCGCACCCCCGACCCCCTGGAGGCCGAGTCCCGCCTGCCCTGGCTGCTCACGGCCCTGGCCCACCGCCACTCCACCGCCCGCGCCGCCGCCGGCACCGTGCCCGGAGCCGCCCGCATCGCCCACGCCGTCCGCGACCGCCTCGCCGACGAACTGCTCACCCCGCCCTCCCTGGCCGCCCTCGCCACCGACCTGGGCCTGTCCCGCTACCAGCTCCTGCGCGCCTTCCGTACGGCGATGGGGATACCGCCGTACGCCTGGCTCGCCCAGTACCGGGTCGCCCGGGCCCGCGGCCTGCTGGAGGCCGGTCTGCGCCCCGCCGAGGTGGCCGCCGCGGTGGGCTTCGCCGACCAGGCGCATCTGACCCGCTGGTTCCGCCGGGTGGTGGGGGTGACTCCGGCGGCGTACCGCAACAGCGTTCAAGACCGCGGGTGA
- a CDS encoding chaplin family protein, whose amino-acid sequence MQAHRTLRASLATTALTTAALAMSAASAQAGGIGVGAGPTEGNTCVNHGGAHTAGTTTNATGSATGNLLQVPASRPYIWCGGADLPMM is encoded by the coding sequence ATGCAAGCGCACCGAACCCTACGAGCGTCGCTCGCCACCACGGCGCTCACCACCGCGGCGCTGGCCATGAGCGCGGCGTCCGCGCAGGCGGGCGGCATCGGAGTCGGAGCCGGGCCGACCGAGGGCAACACCTGCGTCAACCACGGCGGCGCCCACACGGCCGGTACGACGACGAACGCGACCGGCTCCGCCACCGGCAACCTCCTCCAGGTACCGGCATCACGCCCCTACATCTGGTGCGGCGGCGCCGACCTCCCGATGATGTAG
- a CDS encoding MazG-like family protein yields MSDPTPSLPRAFPGVRSSPTAGDLWDTVDELWRWLEANRRADGDQEVLLRVLKLSEEVGEVAQAVIGATGQNPRKGVTHTWDDVRSELCDVVITALVVLRTLTPEAREVFARHLDRVRERSLGA; encoded by the coding sequence ATGAGCGATCCGACCCCTTCTCTCCCCCGCGCCTTCCCCGGCGTCCGCAGCTCCCCGACCGCCGGTGATCTCTGGGACACCGTCGACGAGCTGTGGCGGTGGCTGGAGGCGAACCGGCGGGCCGACGGCGACCAGGAAGTCCTGCTGCGCGTGCTGAAGCTGTCGGAGGAGGTCGGGGAGGTCGCCCAGGCGGTGATCGGCGCGACCGGCCAGAACCCGCGCAAGGGCGTCACCCACACCTGGGACGACGTCCGGTCCGAACTGTGCGACGTCGTGATCACGGCACTGGTGGTCCTGCGGACGCTCACCCCCGAGGCCCGCGAGGTCTTCGCCCGCCATCTGGACCGGGTCAGGGAACGCTCCCTCGGCGCCTGA
- a CDS encoding DoxX family protein codes for MNRCDRRDLGLLLLRLGTGGVLAAHGAQKLFGWFGGGGIEGTGQAMESMGYAPGRASAMAAGLAEAGGGALLALGLATPAAGAAAAGAMAGAAAVHAPNGFFAQAGGYEYAVSLGLTAAGLAVTGPGRLSLDHALGHAVNRGWMVPAAFAAVAAGTAVVIGTRNRRLRRAAEGRQEPLFEE; via the coding sequence ATGAACCGCTGTGACCGACGTGATCTGGGGCTGCTGCTGCTCCGTCTGGGGACCGGCGGGGTGCTGGCCGCACACGGGGCGCAGAAGCTGTTCGGCTGGTTCGGGGGCGGCGGCATCGAGGGAACCGGCCAGGCCATGGAGTCGATGGGCTACGCCCCGGGCCGGGCGAGCGCCATGGCCGCGGGCCTGGCGGAGGCGGGCGGCGGCGCGCTGCTCGCTCTCGGCCTGGCCACCCCGGCCGCGGGCGCCGCTGCGGCCGGCGCCATGGCGGGCGCCGCCGCGGTGCACGCCCCCAACGGCTTCTTCGCCCAGGCCGGCGGCTACGAGTACGCGGTGTCGCTCGGCCTGACCGCCGCCGGCCTCGCCGTCACCGGGCCGGGCCGCCTCTCCCTGGACCACGCGCTCGGCCACGCGGTCAACCGCGGCTGGATGGTCCCGGCGGCGTTCGCGGCGGTGGCCGCGGGCACGGCCGTGGTGATCGGGACGCGGAACCGCCGGCTGCGCAGGGCGGCCGAGGGCCGGCAGGAACCCCTGTTCGAGGAATGA